The genomic DNA TGCTACCGGCGCTTTTAATATTCATCTTTTCTGTTTTACCGCTTAGAGAGACAGTGCCGCTACCCGCGATTTCGCAATCTAAACGGGTGATGGCAATGGAATCGGCTTTTATAGTTCCTCCTCCTGCAAATCTAATTTCCAGTTTTTTGCCGTTGAGACCTTTGCCTAAATCACAATTGCCTCCGCCTGCCATTTTGAACTCTTTCAGTGCAGTCGAGTTGGTTATCACGATAAAGCGGGTGGGGTTGATTCCGGTATGCCTATTTTTGGGGCGGACAACCAACACTTTGCTATCGGTATTGATATCCAGAAGATCCATGATATTTTGGTCTGTCTCGACTTTCAGATAGGGAACGTCATCCGATTGCATATATTTGAAGTCGACGTTTTCTCCCTCGATTTGTATCTCGTCGTAATCCTTTATCGGGATTTCCTTGCTTACGACATTGCCGTCACCGGAAACCTTGTTTATATGGCAGGAGCATAAAAGCCCTGCTATGAGTATGAGTACCAGTATGAATGAATATGATTTTTTCATGATTCTGTTGTTTTTATAGATTATATATTGAAGAAGTTGTACCAGGGCAATGTGCTCCATCCGTTTATTCCGGTCTGGTAGAAGTAGATGACGCACAGCACTACGGATACTAACCATAAGATCAGCAACGTCCATTTGGCCGTATTGGGCAATGGCTTGGCTTTGAATAGTTGCATGCAGATTGCATATACCAGGGCAAAAATAGGAATTCCAATCAGTAGAATGAATCCGATGCATCCCATGATGGCCAATGAAATAGGTGCTCCCGCTATCAGGTTGGCCCCGAACGGCGACAATTGATATAGGAAGCCTGTGCCTCCGGCAATAAGGGCAAAGGTGACGACGACCAATATAAAGGCAACGAGCAATAATGGCGGTAGCAGGATGATTCCGATCAGTATGGCCAGGAATTTGAGGATGAAGCCTACCACACCGACAAACAAGTCCGCCAGTTTTTGCAGAAAGCTTCTCGGTTTGTCGGAACTCATATAATCATTTACATTATTGCTGACCTTCTCGAAGCCATCCGTAACTGTTTTGCCTATGTTTTCGAGGGTGACGCTTTGTCCGCGCATCATCAGCTTGTCGGCTGCGGTCCGGGCCAACGGCATTACCAGCCATAGTATAAGGTATAAGATGATGATCGGTGCATAAGGAATAAAAAGCAGGATGATCATAGCAAGGCGTACAGCCGTCACGTCCCATCCCATATAAGCGGCGATACCACCGGCTACACCTCCCAATACCCGGTTGTCCGGATCGCGCATCAGCTTTTTCGGGCCTCTGGGAATCTCTTCTTCCTGAAAAGCTTGTGTCCTGGCTTCTTCCTTATATTCTTTTTCTTCTTCACCTTCAAACAATTCTTCCGGCTTGCCCATACGCTTGATTACTTCTTCGACATGTTCGATTGTGATCACTTCGTAGCCCAGTCGAACCCGCTCGTTGAATAGTTCGGAGATACGCATTTCAAAATCGTTCATAATCTCTTCCGAACCTTCTTCCTTGCGGAAGTGGATGCGGAGGTTTGCTAGATATTTATCGAGTAGTTGATATGCATCTTCGTCAATGTGGAAAACCGTTCCTCCCAAATTAACTGTCAGTGTCTTCTTCATTGTTTTCTGATTTTAATTGTTTCTGATGTGGTTTATTGTATCATTCAGTTCCTGCCAGGATGTTTCCAGCTCTCCAAGAAATTCTTCTCCCTTCGGGGTGAGCTGGTAATACTTGCGAGGCGGTCCTTGAGTAGATTCTATCCACTGGTAGCTTAACAATTCGCTGTTCTTTAGTCTTGTTAACAGAGGATATAGGGTACCTTCCACTACAATCAATTTAGCTTCCTGTAACTTCTGGATAATGTCAGAGGTGTACGCCGGCTCTTTTTTGAGAAGCAATAGAATACAATATTCCAATGTTCCCTTTCTCATTTGTGATTTTACGTTCTCTGCATTCATTTTTATTTTGTTTTACGCTACAAATATATGCATTGCCTGTGTACTATGCAATACATACTACTATGTTTATCCTAATTTAACATTAATATTGCACAAATCCGGCACTTTTGTGTAAAAAAGGGGCTAATCTCGTGACAAATAGAATAGAAAACCGTACTTTTGCAACATCAATTCAAAACAAAGAATTATGATTTACTACCATTATGCCGAGTTGGTTCATCGACAGGCAGAAAAATATGGCTCCCGTACCGCATTGAAATATCGTGATAATGCAACCGGGAAATGGTTAAAAATATCTTGGAAGGAATTTTCTGAAAAAGTTATGCTTACGGCCAAGGCAATGGCCGAATTCGGGATAGAAGTACAGGATAATATCGGGGTTTATTCACAGAATATGCCGCAATGCTTTTATACGGATTTCGGGGCATATGCGAACCGTGTGGTTTCTATTCCGATGTACGCAACGAATTCTCCGGGGCAGATCGAGTATATAATCAATGATGCTCATATACATACTTTGTTTGTCGGCGAGCAGTTGCAGTACAATAATGCATTCAAGGTGCAGAAAGAATCTCAATACCTGAAGCGCCTGGTGGTGTTTGATCCGGCTGTCAAGTTGAACCCGGAAGACAAGACCTCGATTTATTTTGACGATTTTTTGCGGCTGGGCGATAATGCGCATGCCGAGACAACGGTAAAGATCCGTACGAACGAGGCGGTGCCGGAAGACTTGGCTACCATAATATATACTTCCGGGACGACCGGAGAATCCAAAGGTGTCATGCTCCATCATTCCAATTATTTGGAAGCCATGCGTATCCATGACATCCGCCTCCCGATGGTGACGGATAAAGATCTTTCTATGTGTTTCTTACCACTGACTCATATTTTTGAAAAAGCGTGGTCTTACTATTGCCTGCATAAGGGAGTGACGATTGCGATCAACCAGGATCCTAAAATGATTCAGAAGACATTGCCGGAGGTACACCCTACATTGATGTGCAACGTCCCTCGGTTCTGGGAGAAGGTATATGCCGGCGTGCATGAAAAGATCAACTCGTCATCTTCTACCATGAAGAAAATCTTTTTGGATGCCATCGAGACCGGGCGCAAGTATAACTTGGAATATAAAAATAAGAGCATCCCGGCTCCTTTCGGGTTGAAATTGAAGTTCGAAATGTATAATAAGACTGTTTTCAATTTGCTGAAACGGGTGTTGGGGATCGAACGCGGTCGTTTTTTTCCGGTGGCCGGTGCGCCGCTCTCGGATACGGTCAATGAATTTTTGCAGTCTGTTAATATCCCTATTGTGTATGGTTACGGTTTGAGCGAGACGACAGCAACCGTCTGCTTCTATCCTGAAATCGGATTTCAGTTCGGTTCGATCGGAGAAGTCATGCCAGATGTACAGGTACGGATTGATCCGGAGAATAGCGAAATTCTGGTAAAAGGCAAGACTGTGATGTCCGGTTATTATAATAAGCCGGCCGAAAATGAAAAGGCGTTTACGGAAGATGGTTATTTTCGTACAGGAGATGCCGGAAGGATG from Parabacteroides merdae ATCC 43184 includes the following:
- a CDS encoding head GIN domain-containing protein; the protein is MKKSYSFILVLILIAGLLCSCHINKVSGDGNVVSKEIPIKDYDEIQIEGENVDFKYMQSDDVPYLKVETDQNIMDLLDINTDSKVLVVRPKNRHTGINPTRFIVITNSTALKEFKMAGGGNCDLGKGLNGKKLEIRFAGGGTIKADSIAITRLDCEIAGSGTVSLSGKTEKMNIKSAGSSKIKAFGLETEELTCKAAGSTHIEITANKAISTKIAGSGTIRYKGNPNIKEKSIIGSGSITKVD
- a CDS encoding PspC domain-containing protein, yielding MKKTLTVNLGGTVFHIDEDAYQLLDKYLANLRIHFRKEEGSEEIMNDFEMRISELFNERVRLGYEVITIEHVEEVIKRMGKPEELFEGEEEKEYKEEARTQAFQEEEIPRGPKKLMRDPDNRVLGGVAGGIAAYMGWDVTAVRLAMIILLFIPYAPIIILYLILWLVMPLARTAADKLMMRGQSVTLENIGKTVTDGFEKVSNNVNDYMSSDKPRSFLQKLADLFVGVVGFILKFLAILIGIILLPPLLLVAFILVVVTFALIAGGTGFLYQLSPFGANLIAGAPISLAIMGCIGFILLIGIPIFALVYAICMQLFKAKPLPNTAKWTLLILWLVSVVLCVIYFYQTGINGWSTLPWYNFFNI
- a CDS encoding PadR family transcriptional regulator translates to MNAENVKSQMRKGTLEYCILLLLKKEPAYTSDIIQKLQEAKLIVVEGTLYPLLTRLKNSELLSYQWIESTQGPPRKYYQLTPKGEEFLGELETSWQELNDTINHIRNN
- a CDS encoding AMP-dependent synthetase/ligase, with the protein product MIYYHYAELVHRQAEKYGSRTALKYRDNATGKWLKISWKEFSEKVMLTAKAMAEFGIEVQDNIGVYSQNMPQCFYTDFGAYANRVVSIPMYATNSPGQIEYIINDAHIHTLFVGEQLQYNNAFKVQKESQYLKRLVVFDPAVKLNPEDKTSIYFDDFLRLGDNAHAETTVKIRTNEAVPEDLATIIYTSGTTGESKGVMLHHSNYLEAMRIHDIRLPMVTDKDLSMCFLPLTHIFEKAWSYYCLHKGVTIAINQDPKMIQKTLPEVHPTLMCNVPRFWEKVYAGVHEKINSSSSTMKKIFLDAIETGRKYNLEYKNKSIPAPFGLKLKFEMYNKTVFNLLKRVLGIERGRFFPVAGAPLSDTVNEFLQSVNIPIVYGYGLSETTATVCFYPEIGFQFGSIGEVMPDVQVRIDPENSEILVKGKTVMSGYYNKPAENEKAFTEDGYFRTGDAGRMEGNTLFFTERIKDLYKTSNGKYIAPQAIEMVMSGDQYIEQIAVIGDQRKFVSALIVPAYPLLEKYAEEKGLAVGSREELVRNKEILRLIETHIEENQKNLASYEKIKRFTLLSEPFTMGSELTDTLKLRRSVILKKYADPIEKMYEEASNMWGSNPV